A window from Telopea speciosissima isolate NSW1024214 ecotype Mountain lineage chromosome 8, Tspe_v1, whole genome shotgun sequence encodes these proteins:
- the LOC122672577 gene encoding transcription factor MYB61-like translates to MGRHPCCYKQKLRKGLWSPEEDEKLLRHITRYGHGCWSSVPKQAGLHRCGKSCRLRWINYLRPDLKRGTFSQQEENLIIELHEVLGNRWSQIAAQLPGRTDNEIKNLWNSCIKKKLRQKGIDPNTHKPLSQVENAKEKAPTTTVAAADSNNHKSWGNSNELHLLNIENLKPSLAAEAPEPEPPSMAEDKYPLEGCLSFKINSGDSLTPTSATTNTKEFFLERFVASHDSSTTTSSSSSGCRPSDPVRYFPLQQLNNYGSNEAEISVNQIPTQSPWFNHHNCGKAFDISPEFNSCTISSLLSSSTSSLLLPTSMSMGLIRPTVSTFPSDNISAGSFSINGVQYWGADSCNNNSNSSSSSSIELQSSSSGTFLFENNNVFSWGLVDCSTADKEGQVVNNNNNHISTEPDIDIKWSEFLHSPFLIASTLQNQTAQLLYSTEIKSEPHLLNTKDASSTATSWHHRNNQQQKQQQHLQAASASDFPKLAAAFGQL, encoded by the exons ATGGGCAGGCACCCTTGCTGTTACAAACAAAAGTTGAGGAAAGGTCTGTGGTCTCCAGAGGAAGATGAGAAGCTTTTGAGACATATTACCAGATATGGACATGGGTGTTGGAGCTCTGTCCCTAAACAAGCAG gtTTGCATAGGTGTGGGAAGAGCTGCCGATTGAGGTGGATAAACTACCTAAGGCCTGATTTGAAGCGAGGCACATTCTCACAGCAGGAGGAAAACCTTATAATTGAACTCCATGAAGTTCTTGGCAACAG GTGGTCACAGATTGCAGCACAGTTACCGGGAAGAACTGATAACGAAATTAAAAATCTGTGGAACTCGTGCATTAAGAAGAAGCTCCGACAGAAAGgcattgacccaaacacccaCAAACCACTCTCTCAGGTCGagaatgcaaaagaaaaagcaCCCACCACCACTGTCGCCGCCGCCGACAGCAACAATCACAAATCCTGGGGAAATTCCAACGAACTGCACCTCCTCAACATAGAGAATTTGAAGCCCAGTTTGGCAGCTGAAGCACCGGAGCCGGAGCCGCCTTCAATGGCTGAGGATAAGTACCCACTCGAAGGTTGTTTGAGTTTCAAGATCAACAGTGGTGATTCGCTAACACCAACGTCCGCCACCACCAACACCAAGGAGTTCTTCCTGGAGAGGTTCGTCGCCTCCCACGACAGCTCCACCACtaccagcagcagcagcagcggtTGCAGGCCCTCAGACCCTGTTAGATATTTTCCCCTTCAGCAATTGAATAATTATGGGTCCAATGAAGCAGAGATCTCCGTAAATCAAATTCCAACCCAGTCTCCCTGGTTCAACCACCACAACTGCGGCAAGGCTTTCGACATCAGTCCCGAATTCAATTCCTGTACAATTTCCAGCCTTCTTTCATCATCGACAAGCTCACTTCTTCTCCCTACCTCAATGTCAATGGGTTTGATCAGGCCCACCGTCAGTACTTTTCCCTCTGATAACATTTCGGCAGGAAGTTTCAGCATCAACGGAGTCCAGTACTGGGGAGCCGACAGTTGCAACAATAATAGtaacagtagcagcagcagcagtattGAATTGCAGAGTAGCAGCAGTGGAACGTTCTTGTTTGAGAACAACAACGTCTTCTCTTGGGGATTGGTGGATTGCAGCACAGCAGATAAGGAAGGGCAAGTagtcaataataataataatcacaTTTCAACCGAACCTGATATCGATATCAAATGGTCCGAATTTCTGCACTCCCCGTTCCTAATTGCGTCCACACTGCAAAACCAAACGGCTCAGCTATTGTACAGTACTGAAATAAAATCAGAACCCCACTTACTCAATACCAAAGACGCGTCCTCGACTGCGACTTCATGGCATCATCGGAACAACCAGCagcaaaaacaacaacaacacttACAAGCTGCTTCTGCTTCAGATTTCCCAAAACTTGCAGCTGCCTTCGGACAACTAtag